In Gossypium arboreum isolate Shixiya-1 chromosome 6, ASM2569848v2, whole genome shotgun sequence, the following are encoded in one genomic region:
- the LOC108486643 gene encoding glucose-6-phosphate isomerase 1, chloroplastic-like — protein MASLSGLCSSFPSLKPNNKIGAELSSFRKDSLAVSSRSNSSFKHSVAREVSADLSKTNDVAGLKKAKQGGLEKDPKALWRRYVDWLYQHKELGLYLDVSRIGFSDEFVSEMEPRFQASFKAMQELERGAIANPDEGRMVGHYWLRNAKLAPNPFLQVQIDKTLAAICDFADSVISGEIKPPSSPEGRFTQILSVGIGGSALGPQFVAEALAPDNPPLKIRFIDNTDPAGIDHQIAQLGPELASTLVIVISKSGGTPETRNGLLEVQKAFREAGLDFAKQGVAITQENSLLDNTARIEGWVARFPMFDWVGGRTSEMSAVGLLPAALQAFDIREMLVGASMMDEATRSTVLRKNPAALLALCWYWATDGIGSKDMVVLPYKDSLLLFSRYLQQLVMESLGKEFDLDGNRVNQGISVYGNKGSTDQHAYIQQLREGVHNFFVTFIEVLRDRPPGHDWELEPGVTCGDYLFGMLQGTRSALYANNRESITVTVQEVTPRSVGALIALYERAVGIYASLVNINAYHQPGVEAGKKAAGEVLALQKRVLAVLNEASCEDPAESLTLQEIADRCHSPDDIEMIYKIIEHMAANDRALIAEGDCGSPYSLKVFLGECNVDELYA, from the exons ATGGCTTCTCTCTCGGGCTTATGTTCTTCTTTTCCTTCGTTGAAGCCTAATAACAAAATCGGCGCTGAACTCAGTTCGTTTCGCAAGGACTCACTCGCAGTGTCGAGTCGTTCTAACTCGAGCTTTAAACACTCTGTTGCTCGTGAAGTGTCGGCTGATTTGTCGAAAACGAATGACGTCGCGGGTTTGAAGAAGGCTAAGCAAGGTGGACTCGAGAAAGATCCTAAAGCGCTTTGGAGGAGATACGTTGATTGGTTGTACCAGCATAAAGAGCTCGGGTTGTACCTCGATGTGAGTAGGATCGGGTTCTCGGATGAGTTCGTTTCCGAAATGGAGCCCCGGTTTCAAGCCTCGTTTAAGGCTATGCAGGAACTGGAAAGAGGCGCCATCGCCAATCCTGATGAAGGACGGATGGTTGGCCACTATTGGTTGAGGAACGCGAAACTCGCGCCGAATCCGTTTCTGCAAGTTCAGATCGATAAAACTCTCGCCGCCATTTGCGATTTCGCTGATAGCGTCATCAGCGGTGAG ATTAAACCACCTTCTTCTCCAGAGGGTCGTTTTACTCAAATACTCTCAGTTGGCATTGGAGGTTCGGCTCTGGGCCCGCAGTTCGTGGCGGAAGCATTGGCTCCTGATAATCCTCCTCTTAAG ATAAGATTCATTGATAATACCGATCCTGCTGGAATCGATCATCAAATAGCACAGCTTGGGCCTGAGTTGGCTTCTACTCTTGTAATTGTGATTTCAAAG AGTGGAGGTACCCCTGAAACAAGAAATGGCCTACTGGAAGTACAGAAAGCCTTCCGTGAAGCTGGTCTGGATTTTGCAAAACAG GGTGTTGCTATAACACAAGAAAATTCTTTGTTGGACAACACTGCAAGGATTGAGGGTTGGGTAGCCAGGTTCCCTATGTTTGATTGGGTTGGTGGCAGGACCTCTGAAATGTCTGCAGTTGGTTTGCTTCCTGCAGCACTTCAGGCAT TTGACATAAGAGAAATGCTTGTTGGTGCATCCATGATGGATGAGGCCACTAGGAGCACAGTG CTGAGGAAGAATCCTGCAGCATTGCTTGCTTTATGTTGGTACTGGGCAACTGATGGGATTGGATCTAAG GATATGGTTGTTCTTCCTTACAAGGATAGCTTATTACTATTTAGCAGATATTTACAACAGTTGGTTATGGAATCGCTTGGCAAGGAGTTTGATCTGGATGGTAACCGG GTAAATCAAGGAATTTCTGTTTATGGAAATAAAGGAAGCACAGATCAGCACGC CTATATCCAACAACTGAGGGAGGGTGTGCATAATTTCTTTGTGACCTTTATCGAAGTTCTACGTGATAGACCCCCTGGTCATGATTGGGAGCTTGAACCAGGTGTTACATGTGGTGACTACCTGTTTGGAATGCTACAG GGCACAAGATCAGCTCTGTATGCAAATAACCGAGAATCCATCACTGTCACCGTCCAAGAGGTGACACCTAGATCTGTTGGGGCACTCATAGCACTTTATGAGCGAGCAGTTGGAATTTATGCCTCGCTTGTCAACATCAATGCTTATCATCAACCGG GTGTGGAAGCTGGGAAAAAAGCTGCTGGTGAAGTATTAGCTCTACAAAAGCGGGTTTTAGCGGTGCTCAACGAGGCCAG CTGTGAAGACCCTGCCGAATCATTGACGCTTCAAGAAATCGCTGACCGTTGCCATTCCCCGGACGAT ATTGAAATGATATACAAAATCATTGAACACATGGCCGCCAATGACCGAGCACTAATCGCCGAAGGAGACTGTGGTTCACCATATAGCTTAAAAGTTTTCCTCGGCGAATGTAACGTGGATGAATTATATGCTTAA
- the LOC108484330 gene encoding uncharacterized protein LOC108484330 encodes MAGNLGCVVVSVDGNEGSMDALRWALDNIKLRPSSPDSTQPPGHFLILYVQPPPSIAAGLNPGAIPFGGPTHLEVPAFTAAIEAHQKRITDAILNHALQICAEKKANVKTQVVIGDPKEKICEVIENVHADLLVMGSRAFGPIKRMFLGSVSTYCANHAQCAVMIVKNKEASSKS; translated from the exons ATGGCTGGAAACTTAGGATGCGTCGTCGTATCCGTTGATGGCAACGAAGGAAGCATGGACGCCTTACGATGGGCGCTCGATAATATTAAGCTCCGACCATCTTCTCCGGACTCTACTCAACCGCCCGGTCACTTCCTCATCCTCTACGTCCAACCTCCACCGTCCATCGCTGCTGGCCTCAATCCCGGCGCCATCCCCTTCGGCGGGCCCA CCCACCTAGAAGTTCCTGCATTCACGGCAGCTATCGAGGCGCATCAGAAGAGAATCACTGATGCGATCTTGAACCATGCTCTTCAAATTTGCGCTGAAAAGAAG GCAAACGTGAAAACTCAAGTTGTGATTGGGGATCCAAAGGAAAAAATTTGTGAAGTAATTGAAAATGTGCATGCTGATTTGCTTGTGATGGGTTCCCGAGCTTTTGGCCCTATTAAAAG AATGTTTTTGGGAAGTGTAAGCACCTATTGCGCCAACCATGCACAATGTGCTGTTATGATTGTAAAGAACAAGGAAGCTTCCTCCAAATCTTAA